Proteins encoded by one window of Yamadazyma tenuis chromosome 2, complete sequence:
- a CDS encoding uncharacterized protein (COG:C; EggNog:ENOG503NZCK) gives MNRLAESQHDSSLDDSLLTALVSGTSTAALTGSLLYPLDFIKTQTQLNNAKVAAKYKIPSNSPTSLSHLFKGCSAFVIGSMVKNSARIFSYHWSSNFMSLETTDSHGNHIKKTTAPRIVIAGIMSGFIETICIIPFENIKITMIQNMSLYNEITKVKEIGSNVDVTGYSIPGKHHKPPQNIFNKQYISPHAYFTSEVLASFRGVNPSKFSSTHLVKHTKMDALKHKYNKNPSLTFWGTVREIYSIKGPKGFMYGSLITIVRQTMISSIWLSSYNTTKQVFLPHHKSGEGWFSEQYTLYQYLGLQLVAAAVVIVTTQPIDVVKSYMQSKNSHTAYKDSLSTAYKIVLEHGFSGLYKGYFPRGIKVAVAGSISASFYAYFEQLISTASSKTVFSND, from the coding sequence ATGAATCGCCTTGCAGAGTCTCAACACGATAGCTCACTTGATGATAGCTTATTGACGGCTCTTGTATCGGGCACTTCAACTGCAGCTTTGACAGGATCACTTTTGTACCCTTTagatttcatcaaaaccCAAACTCAATTGAACAATGCTAAGGTTGCGGCCAAATACAAAATCCCATCCaattctccaacttctttatCCCATTTGTTCAAAGGATGCAGTGCCTTTGTGATCGGAAGCATGGTGAAGAATTCAGCCAGAATATTTCTGTATCATTGGCTGTCCAACTTTATGTCGCTTGAAACTACGGATTCCCATGGCAATCATATCAAAAAGACAACTGCTCCTCGAATCGTGATTGCTGGGATCATGAGTGGGTTCATTGAAACTATATGTATCATACCATTTGAGAATATTAAGATTACAATGATTCAAAACATGCTGCTATACAACGAAATTACCAAGGTCAAAGAAATCGGTTCTAATGTGGATGTCACAGGATACTCTATTCCGGGGAAGCACCATAAACCACCGCagaacatcttcaacaagcaGTACATATCGCCACACGCGTACTTTACGTCTGAAGTGCTAGCCAGCTTCAGGGGAGTGAACCCATCGAAGTTCTCATCGACTCATCTAGTGAAACACACAAAGATGGATGCTTTGAAACACAAGTACAATAAGAATCCTTCTTTGACATTTTGGGGAACGGTACGAGAAATATATTCGATCAAAGGACCAAAAGGATTCATGTATGGAAGTCTAATCACCATTGTCAGACAGACTATGATTTCATCCATTTGGTTATCCAGTTACAATACTACCAAGCAAGTATTTTTGCCCCATCATAAGTCTGGTGAAGGTTGGTTTTCTGAACAGTACACCCTTTATCAATATTTAGGGTTGCAATTGGTAGCAGCGGCTGTGGTGATCGTCACTACTCAACCAATCGATGTGGTGAAGTCTTATATGCAGCTGAAGAATAGTCACACTGCTTATAAGGATTCATTAAGCACAGCATACAAaattgttcttgaacacGGATTCTCGGGGTTGTACAAAGGATACTTCCCCAGAGGTATCAAGGTAGCCGTTGCTGGAAGTATAAGTGCATCATTCTATGCCTATTTTGAACAGCTAATCAGTACAGCTAGTAGCAAGACTGTATTCAGTAACGACTAA
- a CDS encoding uncharacterized protein (EggNog:ENOG503PQHD; COG:B) yields MSSDKHPYIHSNTEPSTPLRYRRPQNPIGGLAAPQSTSRVDEIHLPPTELTTVYNSIKRRRISLGNSRPNGELGIRSQPRIRISTPLRDIHRLRTKLQSPLSAKRRRSSIILQTDGSVTFNPSYTGPVTLDYLRFFCKVTLEEQSKEETSSKSQNKETGVHPNLTTDLKIPTTVTTQESSSDNEHTTNQSFILAGNTDVLFGSPESVVASDNFIQDNPFIEPLKEANQPTRSFSYLERILASQATRNSSAVTQIVNDKLLANASLPDKFKSSNHGDTKVSFISPEKGLESTQRSPSVSTAINDEIPMEELAVLSNNEEESQSGSPSVFVPQEDDISDHSEMIQINSPTFSPTQPESFEDDIPVEGDNHSAGFPGDSSDDHDMFGYTPLDQVHKFDNDILPRIDDTSIIDKPYLVSRVSGKTNSENSNGLDSDYGLSRKTIKSLLGSLTLENNKKRKRLKSTSEALGLVQQQSETFLTNLTSDLEVYARHRGGTEITIRDVMLFIRRLKYPTVNGARANNVNYFSELAGKHLPLESLMELNNCLKNTYYTNMVEVDDQDLDDSDINEDPSIENFTDDSS; encoded by the coding sequence atgagtTCTGATAAACACCCCTACATTCACAGCAACACGGAACCATCGACGCCGTTGCGGTACCGTCGACCTCAGAACCCAATTGGTGGATTAGCAGCTCCGCAATCGACCTCTCGGGTCGATGAAATCCATCTCCCTCCTACAGAGCTAACAACTGTATATAACTCCATAAAGAGAAGACGAATACTGCTAGGAAACCTGAGACCTAATGGAGAATTGGGAATCAGATCACAACCACGAATACGAATCAGTACTCCATTACGAGATATTCACCGACTCAGAACCAAATTACAAAGTCCGTTGTCCGCCAAACGTAGAAGGTCCTCAATTATATTGCAGACAGATGGATCAGTGACATTCAATCCTTCGTACACAGGCCCAGTGACTCTTGACTATCTTCGATTCTTTTGCAAGGTAACCTTGGAAGAGCAATCGAAAGAGGAGACCTCAAGTAAATCTCAGAATAAGGAGACTGGTGTCCACCCAAACTTGACAACAGATCTTAAAATCCCAACCACAGTGACAACACAAGAACTGTCGTCCGACAATGAACATACTACAAACCAAAGTTTTATACTAGCGGGTAATACCGATGTTCTCTTTGGGTCTCCTGAATCTGTGGTTGCTTCTGACAATTTCATCCAAGATAATCCATTTATTGAGCCACTAAAAGAAGCTAATCAACCTACAAGATCTTTTTCTTATTTGGAAAGAATTTTAGCTTCTCAAGCAACAAGGAACAGTCTGGCAGTGACTCAGATCGTGAACGATAAATTACTCGCTAATGCTAGCCTACCGGATAAATTTAAATCACTGAACCATGGTGATACAAAAGTGTCGTTTATATCTCCTGAAAAAGGCCTAGAGTCCACCCAACGGTCTCCATCAGTCTCAACAGCCATTAATGATGAGATTCCTATGGAGGAATTGGCTGTGTTGCTGAATAACGAAGAAGAGTCACAATCCGGTTCACCTTCAGTGTTTGTACCCCAAGAAGACGATATATCAGATCATCTGGAGATGATCCAGATCAATTCACCTACATTTTCACCTACACAACCTGagagttttgaagatgatataCCCGTTGAAGGAGACAATCATTCAGCTGGTTTTCCTGGTGATTCATCCGATGATCACGATATGTTTGGCTACACTCCCCTTGACCAGGTGCATAAATTCGACAATGATATATTACCCAGAATTGATGATACTTCAATTATAGATAAACCCTATTTGGTTAGTAGAGTTTCTGGGAAGACAAATAGTGAAAATTCAAACGGATTGGACTCAGATTATGGTCTTTCCCGTAAAACCATTAAGAGTTTGCTTGGCTCCTTAACTTTGGAAAATAATAAGAAGCGTAAACGTCTCAAATCAACCTCGGAAGCTTTGGGTTTGGTGCAACAGCAGTCAGAAACGTTTCTTACAAATTTGACATCTGATTTAGAAGTTTACGCTAGACACAGGGGTGGAACAGAGATCACCATACGAGATGTGATGCTCTTCATACGCCGATTGAAGTACCCAACAGTAAACGGTGCTAGAGCTAATAATGTGAACTATTTTTCAGAGCTTGCTGGTAAACACTTGCCACTTGAGCTGTTGATGGAGTTAAATAATTGCCTCAAAAACACGTATTACACCAACATGGTGGAAGTTGATGACCAAGACCTTGACGATTCCGACATTAATGAAGACCCCTCTATAGAAAATTTCACTGACGATTCTAGCTAG